The genomic DNA TCTTGAGCAGCTTACATATGCAAGATGCTTTCCATGGTCTGCTGGAACTGAAAACTCAGATTTCACGTTAAAAACATTTAGTGATTCAATCCTTTCTTGGAAAAGCATTTGTTACTCAGCTGCATTGTCAGCCAAAGCTTGTTACCAGCGAGCTCTACACTTAGCCCCTTGGCAAGCTAATGTATATACCGACATAGCCATAACTTGTGATCTTGTTTCAAGTTTAAGCAATGACTCTGAAACTTCAAGTTCTTGGTAAGATTATACTAAACGTTATTTGGCATTTTCTTAGTTTTTGATGCGCTCCCTTGTAATAGTTGACTACTCTATCAGGAAGCTACCAGAAAAGATGGCTCTGGGAGCATTACTGCTTGAATGCGAAAACTCAGAGTTCTGGGTTGCTTTGGGTTGTATGTCTGATAATAGTGCTTTGAAACTACATGCTTTGATCCGGGCATTGCATTTGGATGTATCTTTAGCCGTTGCTTGGGCTTTTATGGGTCAGGTAttgtatttaacatttttgtctTTCTGGATTTGTATTGGATATCCTAGCTTTACCAGGAATTGCATTTTTGCTTCACCTATGTTAATGACGTCAGATACGGTTTTCCTCTTTTTGATTGCATTAAACAGATCTTCAGGGAATCGGACGAAATGAAATTGGCAAAGCAGGCTTTTGATTGTGCTAGAAGCATAGATCCTACACTTGCGCTACCTTGGGCTGGCTCAGCTGATACTTATGCGAGGTAGTTGCTTTTTATGTGAAAATATTTCTCATGTCTTCGAAATACAATTTGCCCCCATAGACTAATTAACACCTCAGGGAGTCAACATCAGACGAGGCTTTCGAGAGTTGTTTACGAGCTGCACAGATATCACCTGTAAGTGCTGCTTTAATTGTGGTTTACTTACATGTAAGTGTGATGGTTTTAATTGAGGCGTGGTATCATTCTGTCCAGCTTGCGGAGTTCCAGGTTGGTCTGGCATGGCTTGCTTTGCTACAGGGAAATATATCATCTCCGCAGGTATAAACACATATGTGTTATATATCTATTATCTACACAGGTTTTTATCTAGTCATCAAGTGAGTTAAATAACTCCCGCTCCTGAAACTATGTTGCAGATTTTTGCTTGCATTGAGCAGGCAGTGCAGCGCACCCCTTATTACCCTGAATCCCATAATCTCCACGGGCTAGTTTGTGAGGCAAGAAATAATTATCACACTGCCATTGCTTCTTATAGGCTGGCACTATCTGCAATGAGTATTTACCCCGACAATTCAGTGAAATCTCATGCTGGAAAAGTATCTATGAACTTGGTCAGGTCACTCAGCAAGGTGAGATGCCCACCCTTCTTTCCGTTAACATGTCTTTTTGAAAGCTATTTTTAGATTGGGTATAATTCAATAGTCAAATACAAATGCAAATATTGTACTCACTTAAACTATTTGTGCAGGCAGGACGATTCAAAGAATCTGTTATGGAATGCACAAATTTGAAGTCAAAAGGTTTGCACTTAAGACTGTTCATCCCCCTGTTTGAAGACTGGGGTTTCATGCAAATTTGAGGCTAATGTTAATAAATTTACTAATATCtaatcaaattttccaaaaggTTTGCTTGATGCCGGAGGTTTGCAAATATATGCTTTCTCTCTGTGGAAGATTGGTGAGAATGATTCGGCTCTCTCAGTGATTCGAGATCTGGGGGCTAGGATATCTACCATGGAAAAACCCTCAATAGCCTCCCCAATCAGTTTTATCTGTAGTCTGCTCTATTGCATATCTGGGGTTGATTCTGCTATAACCAGCATCCAGAAAATGCCAAAGGATTTCTTCCAGAGTTCGAAAATCAGCTTTATAGTATCTGCCATCCATTCTCTTGATCAGAGTGATAGACTTCAGTCGATTGTTGCAAGCACTCGTAACTATATTACATCACAAGAAGAAATAGTTGCAATGCACTATTTGATCGCACTCAACAAATTGGTGAGCCTGTTGATCTCGAATATCATGTTGGCCCTTTCATTTCGAATGCTGTATTTGTTTAAACTCTGGATTATAATGACACCACTCTGGATATTGCAGCTGAAAACTGGAGCAGGAGATTTCCTTGGATTTGAGAAGGGGATTGCCCACCTCCGAAAAGTTATTCATATGTACCCTCATAGTAATTTGATAAGGTGAGTTTTGATCAGTACCAGAGGTTACATAAGCTGATCAAGCGTGCTATGTTTTAACTGTGTAATGATATGTTGGTAGTGTAATCATAACTTGgaaatatgattttttggaaTTAGGAATCTGCTTGGATATATTTTGTTAGCTGGTGAAGGAATGAAGGATGCCTGTACTGCTAGTAGATGTTGTATCATAAATGTCTCTGACTGTGTAAATAAGGAAGGTCTGAAGTCCGCATTGGAGGTCCTTGGTGGAGGATCGGTTGCTTGCAATGTAATTGGCAATATAGCTCCAAGGTTCTCATTTCCGACATGCCATTGTCAGTGTCTGAATGCtcctgttgttgttgtggaaCTGCAAAGGTATTTGAGAATCTTTCGTCACCATGTTAGCATTTTCATAATCTGAATTGATCAATTCTCACTGATCCTTTCATCATCTATTACTCAATTTTTGATACCTGTGCTCAGAATCTCTCGTATATGGTAGAGAGCTAAGGGCGTAAtatgtagaaaaatatattttcactaTAACTATTAAATGTTTTCCAATTCGCAGATTCTTGCATCAAGAACCTTGGAACAGCGGTATAAGATACTTGCTTATTCTGAATCTCGTGCAGAAGGCACGTGAGCAGAGATTTCCTCGCCAACTTTGTAGTGCTATTGAGCGTCTAATCTCTGTGGCACTCTCTGATGAGACATGTTCGAAGGAAGGCGAATATCAAAAGTTCCAGCTTCTGCTTTGTGCTTCTGAGATCAGTTNNNNNN from Camelina sativa cultivar DH55 chromosome 7, Cs, whole genome shotgun sequence includes the following:
- the LOC104702434 gene encoding tetratricopeptide repeat protein SKI3 isoform X1 → MELEQLKKSVEANPDDSSLQFELGLYLWDNVGESEQAAERFVLSAKLNPNNAAAFKYLGHYYSRVTLDLNRAAKCYQRAVLINPNDSDSGEALCDLFDRQGKEILEIAVCRDASERSPKAFWAFCRLGYIQLHQKKWSEAVQSLQHAIRGYPTLSDLWEALGLAYQRLGMFTAAIKAYGRAIELDETKIFTLVESANIFLMLGSYRKGVELFEQALKISPQNISVLYGLASGLLSWSKECINLGAFGWAASLLEDARKAAKETSELSSNMSCIWKLYGDIQLTYARCFPWSAGTENSDFTLKTFSDSILSWKSICYSAALSAKACYQRALHLAPWQANVYTDIAITCDLVSSLSNDSETSSSWKLPEKMALGALLLECENSEFWVALGCMSDNSALKLHALIRALHLDVSLAVAWAFMGQIFRESDEMKLAKQAFDCARSIDPTLALPWAGSADTYARESTSDEAFESCLRAAQISPLAEFQVGLAWLALLQGNISSPQIFACIEQAVQRTPYYPESHNLHGLVCEARNNYHTAIASYRLALSAMSIYPDNSVKSHAGKVSMNLVRSLSKAGRFKESVMECTNLKSKGLLDAGGLQIYAFSLWKIGENDSALSVIRDLGARISTMEKPSIASPISFICSLLYCISGVDSAITSIQKMPKDFFQSSKISFIVSAIHSLDQSDRLQSIVASTRNYITSQEEIVAMHYLIALNKLLKTGAGDFLGFEKGIAHLRKVIHMYPHSNLIRNLLGYILLAGEGMKDACTASRCCIINVSDCVNKEGLKSALEVLGGGSVACNVIGNIAPRFSFPTCHCQCLNAPVVVVELQRFLHQEPWNSGIRYLLILNLVQKAREQRFPRQLCSAIERLISVALSDETCSKEGEYQKFQLLLCASEISLQKGNIAESIANARKASSLSLPSSYLFLGHLQLCRAYAIKGSTRSMQEEYRACLELKTDLNIGWICLKLIESQYDLEPDANFLEMSLQECSSQKKNSWKEWMGVYSLARGLDSVGKKDFFLAEEFLAQACSLFNSESCLLLCYGAVCMELARQSNDSQFLSLAVKSLSKVQASSLFPLPIVYILLAQAHGSLGSKEKWEKNLRLEWLCWPPEMRPAEVYFQMHILARQSEDRPETASGIENYQSPEKWVTRAIHTDPSCLRYWKVLDKLVQHPMS